One Natronosalvus halobius genomic region harbors:
- a CDS encoding Lrp/AsnC family transcriptional regulator, with the protein MDTKDIRILKSIAKLETGSAEQIAAETDIPKSTVHYRLDSLREEGMVTNDLFDLDLEKLGLDITVITEVWADYDEEYHDQVGEKLREIEGVNQVYFTMGDTDFVLISRLPSRDMIERVVRQFEAIDEVNRTSSIFTIKTIKDENRPLNDFALETLLRELQLPLEPSG; encoded by the coding sequence ATGGACACCAAAGACATTCGAATCCTCAAATCGATCGCAAAACTAGAAACGGGGAGTGCGGAGCAAATCGCGGCTGAAACCGACATTCCGAAGTCCACCGTCCATTATCGACTGGATAGCCTTCGGGAGGAGGGAATGGTGACGAACGATCTGTTCGACCTCGACCTCGAAAAACTCGGACTGGACATCACGGTGATCACCGAGGTCTGGGCCGACTACGACGAGGAGTATCACGATCAGGTCGGTGAGAAATTACGGGAGATCGAGGGCGTCAATCAGGTGTACTTCACGATGGGCGACACTGACTTCGTGTTGATCTCGCGGCTTCCCAGCCGTGATATGATCGAACGCGTCGTCAGACAGTTTGAAGCGATCGACGAGGTCAACCGGACCAGTTCGATATTCACGATCAAAACGATCAAAGACGAAAACCGCCCGCTCAACGACTTCGCGCTCGAGACGTTACTTCGCGAACTCCAACTGCCGCTGGAGCCGTCCGGATAG
- a CDS encoding aldehyde ferredoxin oxidoreductase family protein, giving the protein MLHSRGPLLTIDVSDQSTTATDIEPISRRYVGGRGVGTRLAHERIPFDADPFGPENRLVFTTGPMQVSNMSFTGRMNCTSLSPLTDGLLSSNAGGFMSRNFADTGYGAVELTGASDELVVVHIRDDEVEFESVPELEGATVPETTSYLESEREITVDQTAVVGPAGENRVRFASIMTSEERAFGRGGLGAVLGSKNVKAVTFGGESTPDVEIPATQMEIHREAATDDHIMKRQGTVSVMDLANEMEGLPSYYFSERQFEGADGINGAAVEEKKYKKGTCSACAFACKLPTRDEESGVETEGPEFEVAMAFGSNSGIDDIVDVMKSNELCDRYGLDAISAGNTVAAYLAAEDEFGNEELIHDLVEKIALREGVGDDLAEGIDRVHADLGVENWSVKGMDFAAHEGRILHGQGLSYAVANRGADHMYATFYSVEYPLVPEDEALEPTGTVGKAERLVRRENLMAFNDAGIVCKFSRDYMSPERYEALFGVPFDELLAVGDRIVTLERHFNNQRGFDRSDDVLPYELPDFDRALDEYYDARGWHDGVVPDETLSDVDETIAA; this is encoded by the coding sequence ATGCTCCATAGTCGAGGCCCGTTACTGACGATTGACGTCAGCGATCAATCGACGACGGCGACTGACATCGAACCGATCTCCCGGCGGTACGTTGGGGGACGCGGGGTCGGGACGCGTCTTGCACACGAGCGCATCCCGTTCGACGCGGATCCCTTCGGCCCGGAGAACCGTCTCGTGTTCACTACTGGACCAATGCAGGTCTCGAACATGAGTTTTACCGGTCGGATGAACTGCACCAGCCTTTCCCCGTTGACCGACGGCCTGCTCTCGAGCAACGCGGGGGGATTCATGTCCCGAAACTTCGCCGACACGGGCTACGGGGCCGTCGAACTGACCGGTGCGAGCGACGAACTCGTCGTCGTCCACATTCGCGACGACGAAGTGGAGTTCGAATCCGTGCCGGAACTCGAAGGGGCGACCGTGCCGGAGACGACGTCGTACCTCGAATCCGAACGTGAAATCACGGTAGATCAGACGGCCGTCGTCGGACCAGCGGGCGAAAACCGGGTTCGATTCGCGTCGATTATGACGTCCGAGGAGCGGGCGTTTGGACGTGGTGGACTCGGCGCGGTGCTGGGCTCGAAGAACGTCAAAGCCGTCACCTTCGGCGGCGAGTCGACTCCCGACGTCGAGATTCCGGCGACGCAAATGGAGATCCACCGCGAGGCCGCGACCGACGACCACATCATGAAACGCCAGGGGACGGTCTCGGTGATGGACCTGGCGAACGAGATGGAGGGGCTTCCTTCGTATTACTTCTCTGAGCGCCAGTTCGAGGGAGCAGACGGGATTAACGGAGCCGCCGTCGAAGAGAAGAAGTACAAGAAGGGGACCTGCTCGGCGTGCGCGTTTGCCTGCAAACTGCCGACCCGGGACGAGGAGTCGGGAGTCGAAACGGAGGGCCCGGAGTTCGAGGTCGCGATGGCCTTTGGCTCGAACTCCGGAATCGACGACATCGTTGACGTGATGAAGAGCAACGAACTGTGCGATCGCTACGGACTCGACGCCATCTCTGCGGGGAATACGGTCGCGGCGTATCTCGCCGCCGAAGACGAGTTCGGCAACGAGGAGTTGATCCACGACCTCGTCGAGAAGATTGCCCTCCGCGAGGGGGTCGGCGACGACCTGGCGGAGGGGATCGATCGCGTTCACGCCGATCTGGGCGTCGAGAACTGGTCGGTCAAGGGGATGGACTTCGCCGCCCATGAAGGGCGGATCCTCCACGGACAGGGGCTGTCGTACGCAGTGGCAAACCGCGGGGCCGACCATATGTACGCCACCTTCTATTCGGTTGAGTATCCGCTCGTTCCCGAGGACGAGGCCCTGGAACCCACAGGGACGGTCGGCAAAGCAGAACGACTCGTCCGCCGGGAGAACCTCATGGCGTTCAACGACGCCGGAATCGTCTGCAAGTTTTCCAGGGACTACATGAGTCCGGAGCGATACGAAGCGCTGTTCGGTGTGCCGTTCGACGAGTTGCTCGCCGTCGGCGATCGAATCGTGACGCTCGAACGCCACTTCAACAACCAGCGCGGCTTTGATCGCTCTGACGACGTCCTCCCGTACGAACTGCCTGATTTCGATCGGGCACTCGACGAGTACTACGACGCTCGTGGGTGGCATGACGGCGTCGTCCCCGACGAAACGCTCTCGGACGTCGACGAGACGATTGCCGCGTGA
- the speB gene encoding agmatinase: MTDDQSPASSFLERHEGTNAELAYAGRQTFLKGESRDIEDIDDADVVVYGAPFDAAASNRPGARYGPNAVREASTWWAYLSGYKGGLTNMNTRAQVDFGNVTVADCGDVPVFPQDIGATTESITAHAATIAERAFPLLIGGDHYCTYPAFRGFAEGIDADRVGLVQIDAHTDTANGSPIFGERFHGSSTRLIAESEYGDYENVSQIGIRGYESPDFFEFVDESGLNLYTMRDVTERGISDVLTDAIDRAAEGTDAVYVTFDIDAVDPSVAPGTGTPEPAGLTSQQALRIVELLGTHEEVGAADLMEVAPEYDPTRSTQTLAAYLLVTLIERMFAE, encoded by the coding sequence GTGACTGACGATCAATCGCCCGCCAGTTCGTTCCTGGAGCGACACGAGGGAACCAACGCCGAACTCGCCTACGCCGGCCGGCAGACGTTTCTCAAGGGGGAGTCGCGCGACATTGAGGATATAGACGACGCCGACGTCGTGGTGTACGGCGCCCCCTTCGACGCAGCTGCCAGCAACAGACCTGGTGCCCGCTACGGTCCGAACGCCGTTCGCGAGGCGAGTACCTGGTGGGCGTACCTCTCGGGCTACAAGGGCGGGCTGACGAACATGAACACCCGGGCCCAGGTGGATTTCGGTAACGTGACTGTCGCCGACTGCGGTGACGTCCCAGTCTTTCCGCAGGATATAGGGGCGACCACCGAGAGTATCACTGCTCACGCCGCGACGATCGCTGAACGGGCGTTTCCGCTGTTGATTGGTGGCGATCATTACTGTACGTATCCGGCGTTCCGGGGCTTTGCTGAGGGGATCGACGCTGATCGTGTCGGTCTCGTCCAGATTGACGCTCACACCGACACCGCCAACGGGAGTCCGATTTTCGGCGAACGCTTTCACGGGTCGTCGACGCGGCTGATCGCGGAGTCCGAGTACGGCGACTACGAAAACGTCAGCCAGATCGGCATCCGAGGTTACGAGTCGCCGGACTTCTTCGAGTTCGTCGACGAGAGCGGGCTGAATCTCTACACAATGCGCGACGTGACCGAACGTGGAATCAGCGACGTCCTCACCGACGCGATCGATCGCGCGGCCGAGGGCACAGACGCCGTCTACGTAACCTTCGATATTGATGCCGTCGATCCGAGCGTCGCACCTGGTACAGGGACGCCCGAACCAGCGGGACTCACCAGTCAGCAGGCACTCAGGATCGTTGAATTGCTCGGAACGCACGAAGAAGTCGGTGCCGCCGACCTGATGGAGGTCGCCCCCGAGTACGATCCGACCCGATCGACCCAAACGCTGGCGGCGTACCTCCTCGTCACCCTGATCGAACGCATGTTCGCCGAGTGA
- a CDS encoding Lrp/AsnC family transcriptional regulator, with amino-acid sequence MTQLLDERDFEILFAIAECETASNEEVHEATGIPKSTVHYRIQSMRENGVIKNDLFELDREGIGLKITVISEVWAEFEEGYHETVGRKLSDIEGVNQVYFTMGDTDFIVISRLTSRDMVERLVSEYESIDEIRRTSSKFAISVIKENVDIGILRDYDEETLHSGLGLTE; translated from the coding sequence ATGACTCAACTCCTGGACGAGCGGGATTTCGAGATCCTATTCGCCATCGCAGAGTGTGAGACGGCTAGTAACGAGGAGGTACACGAAGCGACGGGGATTCCGAAATCGACGGTCCACTACCGAATCCAGAGCATGCGGGAAAACGGCGTAATCAAGAACGATCTGTTCGAACTCGATCGAGAGGGGATCGGGCTCAAGATCACCGTTATCTCGGAAGTTTGGGCCGAATTCGAGGAGGGCTACCACGAGACGGTTGGTCGCAAACTCTCCGACATTGAGGGGGTCAACCAGGTGTATTTCACGATGGGCGATACGGACTTCATCGTGATCTCGCGACTAACCTCGCGGGACATGGTCGAGCGGCTGGTTTCAGAGTACGAATCGATCGACGAAATTCGACGGACGAGTTCCAAATTCGCGATCTCGGTGATCAAGGAGAACGTCGATATCGGTATTCTCCGGGACTACGACGAGGAGACGCTGCACTCGGGTCTCGGCCTCACGGAGTGA
- a CDS encoding CaiB/BaiF CoA transferase family protein, producing the protein MTGEARDPESESGPLDNVTVLDASRVLVGPFCTMQLGDLGADVIKVERPSGGDQTRHWHPPTYGDSDESAYYVSINRNKRSIALNLASKEGQSVFRELAAEADVLVENFRVGKMDEWGLGYDNLRKHNPDLVYCSLSGYGEWGPEKDRPAYDIIIQAEGGLMSITGEEDGMPVRVGVALADISAGMYATQAILAALLERELGDGTGQKIDVSLLDSQVAWMTYMASNYFATGDSPVRMGSKHPTIVPYQAFETSDGYVAVAVASENIWPNFCRALDRGDLVDDTRFETNTDRVTNRDELDALLADEFAAYETDEVIEILRNHDVPASTVRNMAEVFDSPQVEARGMRTSINHPTAGEIKMPGSPMHFSRTPTDVRQHPPLLGEHTAEVLGEFGYSRAEIDQLVAADAIAPLSERS; encoded by the coding sequence ATGACGGGAGAAGCACGCGATCCCGAGAGTGAATCGGGGCCGCTCGATAATGTGACTGTCCTTGACGCCTCGCGGGTCCTGGTCGGCCCGTTCTGTACCATGCAACTCGGCGACCTAGGCGCCGACGTCATCAAGGTCGAGCGGCCGAGCGGTGGCGACCAGACCCGCCACTGGCACCCACCGACGTATGGTGACAGCGATGAGAGTGCCTACTACGTGAGTATCAACCGGAACAAGCGCTCGATCGCGCTCAACCTCGCTTCCAAGGAGGGCCAGAGCGTGTTCCGCGAGCTGGCAGCCGAGGCCGACGTCCTCGTCGAGAACTTCCGCGTTGGGAAAATGGACGAGTGGGGCCTCGGCTACGACAACCTCCGCAAGCACAATCCCGACCTCGTCTACTGCTCGCTGTCAGGGTACGGAGAGTGGGGACCGGAAAAGGATCGGCCAGCATATGATATCATCATACAGGCCGAGGGTGGACTGATGAGTATCACTGGTGAGGAGGATGGAATGCCGGTCCGGGTCGGGGTCGCGCTTGCCGATATCAGCGCGGGGATGTACGCGACGCAGGCCATCCTCGCGGCGTTGCTGGAACGTGAACTCGGCGATGGAACGGGCCAGAAAATCGACGTGAGCCTGCTCGACAGCCAAGTCGCCTGGATGACCTACATGGCCTCGAACTACTTTGCGACCGGCGACTCACCAGTTCGAATGGGGAGCAAACATCCTACGATCGTCCCGTACCAAGCGTTCGAGACGAGCGACGGCTACGTCGCCGTTGCGGTGGCGTCCGAGAACATCTGGCCGAACTTCTGCCGGGCGCTCGACCGAGGGGACCTCGTCGACGACACCCGTTTCGAGACGAATACTGATCGGGTGACCAACAGAGACGAACTGGACGCGCTCCTCGCCGACGAGTTCGCGGCGTACGAGACCGACGAGGTCATCGAAATCCTTCGCAATCACGACGTTCCCGCAAGTACGGTCCGCAACATGGCCGAGGTGTTCGACAGCCCGCAGGTAGAGGCCCGGGGCATGCGGACGTCGATCAACCATCCGACGGCTGGCGAGATTAAGATGCCTGGCAGTCCGATGCACTTCTCACGGACCCCAACGGATGTCCGTCAGCATCCGCCGCTGCTCGGCGAGCACACGGCCGAAGTACTCGGCGAGTTTGGCTACTCTCGCGCCGAGATAGATCAACTTGTTGCGGCCGACGCCATCGCACCACTATCAGAAAGGTCATAG
- a CDS encoding acyl-CoA dehydrogenase family protein produces MVDFVKQEASLSEEDRLVLESVRKFETGEFEYIDEHWIEGNFTDIISEPGEMGFYAPNLDGHGSPNISETAHGLLMQDLEACDSGLRLIASVQDAFKTYPIYAFGSEGQKDRRPRKLGSGQAVGCFGLTEPECGPNPTVLETAYTSEGTHEIHTLILGEDLTGITAYQ; encoded by the coding sequence ATGGTAGATTTTGTGAAGCAGGAGGCGTCGTTGTCCGAGGAGGACAGACTCGTGCTAGAGTCGGTCCGCAAGTTCGAAACTGGCGAGTTTGAGTACATCGACGAACACTGGATTGAGGGGAATTTCACCGACATAATCTCGGAACCGGGCGAGATGGGTTTCTACGCGCCGAACCTCGATGGGCACGGCTCACCGAACATCTCGGAAACTGCCCACGGCCTGCTGATGCAGGACCTTGAGGCGTGTGACTCGGGTCTGCGGTTAATCGCCTCCGTCCAGGACGCGTTCAAAACGTATCCCATCTATGCTTTCGGTTCTGAAGGTCAGAAGGACCGCCGGCCACGGAAGTTGGGTTCTGGACAGGCCGTTGGCTGCTTCGGCCTCACTGAACCTGAGTGTGGCCCGAACCCAACGGTCCTGGAGACCGCCTACACCTCCGAGGGCACCCACGAGATTCACACCCTGATTCTCGGGGAAGATCTAACGGGAATCACGGCCTACCAGTGA
- a CDS encoding PKD domain-containing protein, with the protein MHRRTFLTRLGIAGGAALSGTAITAAETSDGRETIQPLAFDSTASILNAEGEPLIDDSLVAVWAESTAYNGDEDGNGDAVSYPEETSIPLVATTGTLVGFGAPMAQNDADFNAGNEEFLLNVLDAKLDGEGIVLWDEGHGQFHELTLSNHSSFEQYAENAGYDLQATTDLLGGASLTFPSTASQVAPDGGALTDPSTVMVRAEPTAANVDNAGDAASYIYGDDEEIPLVSTDGDVVGFGTPELIADGELDGTNNEFALSLLTETIDDGGTVLWDDAHDTYYNSSRFASFADIVESEGYEFEATTESLVAGSGENPDTDGGVLSADPATAGEPSVHTWTLEDVSFGKSGADGDEVDTITVAYESASLDGLSQDDVTVTMTRTLSGGADESEISVNQGSYGGSSATFDLSGRYQTDVAGPVVVEIDGVENPTASEVATITLAGDAEPVTVEADLAVGDESSAPTGPAIDELEFFSTASLVSADETPLIDDSVVAVWAESTAENVDEGGDGLVSYPADVDIPLVAADGGVVGIGADLATDDSDLDANREFLVNAWTDRLGESGSVVFDESHGQALSLSDYSELVSHAEGRGFDVTASGDLAADLSEADLAMVTTPGEPFSSADLDALSEFVDSGGVIFVHDEADYGGHSTAELNEITAALEAEFRFNSDQVVDEEHSTWAPFVLRTTNFNDSFGFFGSDGSDPGAGDSPLEGVDLLAIPSPAEPYTDAELAAVTDHIADGGNVFLFDESEFTNEETANLNAIAESLDLSFRFNADQVEDQENNAGAPYVPTTSNVNEAFSVFDGLGSPALSDADGLVVASPTVAFSGAELDSLSSFVDSGGAVFLFDQSDYGDYDETANLNEIATAIDAPFRFNDDQVYDDQNNAYADFVPTTENFNDNFEYFHEREGLGLELDRDETYQVEIVSVTDGDTIDVAFEDGRERSIRTLGFDTPETGSATSTERAEEWEGIDSYSYLEAAGEAATAFAQGELSPGDTVDLTFDAIEPVRDQYGRILGYLTYDASGDGSRDTLYNRRVVEAGHARVYGSGFARHDEFLAAEFAARDAGLAVWSESDPFASSPIRDRPVEELFFPNPAAIVTESGPLASNRVPAFAAPTAGRSGVETTYEGDVPLAGVDYDARLAYLGAPIVDETYEAAEGYPVDTSGYDNFAFVTELVNDLSDREDGPILIEGGHGQFNLGYSLSNEDAAYYQRYLEGQGILFEQVNDVTTAASADRLADARALVVTTPATAFTEDELAAVASFAVAGGTVVLMGSANAPAAQREYLDDIAAGIGSDLRLGAGSVTDTESNLNDEPSIPVTTNLNETETPPDEPPIARINPDTTEVTIGERLSFGVEDTSGNERWIDSLEWDLGDGTTATGWWTDHRYDDPGEYTVTLTATDNTGTETTDTITVTVEDLTEPIARLAPSTTDASVDERVTFQVEDTSGNERWIDSLAWSFGDGTTAEGWWNAHRYDEPGEYTVTLTATDNTGAKTTDTVTIAVE; encoded by the coding sequence ATGCATCGACGAACCTTCCTAACTAGATTGGGAATTGCGGGTGGCGCGGCACTCTCCGGAACAGCCATAACCGCGGCGGAAACCTCCGATGGCAGAGAGACGATTCAGCCGCTGGCGTTCGACTCGACGGCGAGCATCCTCAACGCCGAGGGCGAACCACTGATCGACGACTCGCTCGTCGCGGTGTGGGCCGAATCGACGGCCTACAACGGCGACGAGGACGGAAACGGCGACGCCGTCTCCTACCCCGAGGAGACCTCGATTCCGCTCGTCGCGACCACGGGAACCCTCGTCGGGTTCGGCGCGCCGATGGCACAGAACGATGCCGATTTCAATGCTGGGAACGAGGAGTTCCTCCTCAACGTCCTGGACGCGAAGCTGGACGGGGAGGGGATTGTCCTCTGGGACGAGGGTCACGGCCAGTTCCACGAGCTTACACTCTCGAATCACAGCTCGTTCGAGCAGTACGCCGAGAACGCGGGATACGACCTCCAGGCGACGACTGACCTCCTCGGCGGGGCTTCGCTTACGTTTCCCTCGACGGCAAGCCAGGTCGCCCCCGACGGCGGGGCGTTGACCGACCCCTCGACGGTCATGGTCCGGGCTGAGCCCACGGCAGCGAACGTGGACAACGCCGGCGACGCGGCGTCCTACATCTACGGCGACGACGAGGAGATTCCGCTGGTCTCGACCGACGGCGACGTCGTCGGCTTCGGGACGCCGGAGCTGATCGCTGACGGCGAGCTAGACGGTACCAACAATGAGTTCGCGCTCTCGCTTCTCACAGAGACGATCGACGACGGCGGGACAGTCCTCTGGGACGACGCTCACGACACCTACTACAACTCCTCGAGGTTCGCCTCGTTCGCGGACATCGTCGAGAGCGAGGGCTACGAGTTCGAGGCGACCACCGAGTCGCTCGTCGCGGGGTCGGGCGAGAACCCCGACACCGACGGGGGCGTGCTTTCGGCCGATCCAGCGACTGCAGGCGAGCCCTCGGTCCACACCTGGACGCTCGAGGACGTTTCCTTCGGCAAGTCGGGCGCCGACGGCGACGAGGTCGATACGATCACCGTCGCGTACGAGTCGGCGAGCCTCGACGGGCTGAGCCAGGACGACGTCACGGTGACGATGACTCGAACTCTTTCGGGCGGCGCGGACGAAAGCGAGATTAGCGTCAACCAGGGGAGCTACGGCGGATCGTCGGCGACGTTCGACCTCTCCGGGCGATACCAGACCGACGTCGCGGGTCCCGTCGTCGTCGAGATCGACGGCGTCGAGAACCCCACGGCGAGCGAGGTCGCGACGATCACCCTCGCCGGTGACGCCGAACCTGTCACGGTCGAGGCCGATTTGGCAGTCGGCGACGAGAGTAGCGCCCCGACCGGCCCCGCGATCGACGAACTGGAGTTCTTCTCGACGGCGAGTCTCGTCAGTGCCGACGAGACCCCCCTCATCGACGACTCGGTCGTCGCGGTGTGGGCCGAGTCGACCGCAGAGAACGTCGACGAAGGCGGCGACGGCCTCGTCTCCTACCCCGCGGACGTCGACATCCCGCTGGTCGCCGCAGACGGCGGCGTGGTCGGCATCGGTGCCGACCTGGCGACCGACGACAGCGACCTCGATGCGAACCGGGAGTTCCTCGTCAACGCGTGGACCGACCGACTCGGCGAGAGCGGGTCGGTGGTCTTCGACGAGAGCCACGGCCAGGCGCTCTCGCTCAGCGACTACTCCGAACTCGTCTCCCACGCCGAGGGACGCGGGTTCGACGTGACCGCGAGCGGCGACCTCGCGGCCGACCTCTCGGAGGCCGACCTCGCGATGGTGACGACGCCCGGCGAGCCGTTTTCGAGTGCTGATCTCGACGCGCTTTCCGAGTTTGTCGACTCCGGCGGCGTCATCTTCGTCCACGACGAAGCCGACTACGGCGGTCACTCGACGGCGGAGCTAAACGAGATTACGGCTGCGCTCGAGGCAGAGTTCCGGTTCAACTCGGACCAGGTCGTCGACGAGGAACACAGCACCTGGGCTCCCTTCGTTCTCCGGACGACGAACTTCAACGACTCGTTCGGCTTCTTCGGGAGCGACGGTTCGGACCCGGGCGCCGGTGACTCTCCGCTCGAGGGCGTGGACCTCCTCGCGATCCCCTCGCCGGCAGAGCCATACACGGACGCCGAACTCGCTGCCGTTACCGATCACATAGCCGACGGCGGGAACGTGTTCCTGTTCGACGAGTCCGAGTTCACGAACGAGGAGACCGCGAACCTGAACGCGATCGCCGAGAGCCTCGATCTCTCCTTCCGGTTCAACGCGGACCAGGTCGAGGATCAAGAGAACAACGCTGGCGCCCCATACGTCCCGACAACGTCGAACGTCAACGAGGCATTCTCCGTCTTCGACGGCCTCGGCTCGCCGGCGCTTTCGGACGCCGATGGCCTCGTCGTCGCCTCGCCGACCGTCGCGTTTTCGGGTGCTGAACTCGACTCGCTCTCCTCGTTCGTCGATTCGGGTGGCGCGGTTTTCCTGTTCGACCAGTCGGACTACGGCGACTACGACGAGACCGCGAACCTGAACGAAATCGCGACGGCGATCGACGCGCCGTTCCGGTTCAACGACGATCAGGTCTACGACGACCAGAACAACGCCTACGCGGACTTCGTTCCGACGACCGAGAACTTCAACGACAACTTCGAGTACTTCCACGAGCGCGAGGGTCTCGGCCTCGAACTCGATCGCGACGAAACCTACCAGGTCGAGATTGTCTCGGTCACCGACGGCGACACCATCGACGTGGCGTTCGAGGACGGCCGGGAGCGATCCATCCGCACGCTCGGCTTCGACACGCCCGAGACAGGGAGCGCGACAAGCACCGAACGCGCCGAAGAGTGGGAGGGCATCGACTCCTACAGCTACCTCGAAGCGGCCGGCGAAGCCGCGACCGCGTTCGCCCAGGGAGAGCTCTCGCCGGGCGACACGGTCGATCTCACTTTCGACGCAATCGAACCCGTCCGCGACCAGTACGGACGCATCCTCGGCTACCTCACCTACGATGCCTCCGGCGACGGCAGCCGCGATACTCTGTACAACCGCCGGGTCGTCGAGGCGGGCCACGCCCGGGTATACGGCTCCGGATTCGCTCGCCACGACGAGTTCCTCGCCGCGGAGTTCGCGGCCCGCGACGCTGGTCTTGCGGTCTGGTCCGAAAGCGACCCCTTCGCCTCCTCACCGATTCGAGACCGACCCGTCGAGGAACTGTTCTTCCCGAACCCGGCAGCTATCGTCACCGAGTCGGGCCCCCTCGCCTCGAATCGCGTCCCGGCGTTTGCGGCCCCGACCGCGGGACGAAGCGGCGTCGAGACGACCTACGAAGGCGACGTTCCCCTGGCCGGCGTCGACTACGACGCCCGGTTAGCGTATCTCGGCGCACCGATCGTAGACGAGACCTACGAAGCTGCCGAGGGGTACCCGGTCGACACGTCGGGCTACGATAACTTCGCGTTCGTGACCGAACTCGTCAACGACCTGAGCGATCGTGAGGACGGCCCGATTCTGATCGAGGGTGGCCACGGCCAGTTCAACCTGGGCTACTCGCTATCGAACGAGGACGCGGCGTACTACCAGCGCTACCTCGAAGGCCAGGGCATCCTCTTCGAACAGGTGAACGACGTGACGACGGCGGCCTCCGCCGATCGACTGGCCGACGCGCGCGCACTCGTCGTCACGACCCCCGCGACGGCGTTCACCGAAGACGAACTCGCTGCCGTCGCGTCGTTCGCGGTGGCAGGCGGCACGGTTGTCCTCATGGGGAGTGCGAACGCACCCGCCGCCCAACGCGAGTACCTCGACGACATTGCTGCAGGGATAGGCTCCGATCTGCGGCTCGGCGCAGGATCGGTCACCGACACCGAGTCAAACCTCAATGATGAGCCATCGATTCCGGTAACGACCAACCTCAACGAGACGGAGACGCCCCCGGACGAACCGCCGATTGCACGTATCAACCCCGACACGACCGAGGTCACGATTGGCGAACGGCTCAGCTTCGGCGTCGAGGATACGTCGGGCAACGAACGGTGGATCGATTCCTTAGAATGGGACCTGGGCGACGGCACCACCGCGACGGGATGGTGGACGGACCACCGCTACGACGACCCCGGCGAGTACACCGTGACCCTGACCGCCACCGATAATACGGGAACAGAGACCACTGATACCATCACGGTTACCGTCGAGGATCTGACGGAGCCGATCGCACGTCTCGCCCCAAGCACGACCGACGCGTCTGTCGATGAGCGCGTTACGTTCCAGGTCGAGGACACGTCGGGTAACGAGCGCTGGATCGACTCCCTGGCGTGGTCCTTCGGCGACGGAACGACAGCTGAGGGCTGGTGGAACGCCCACCGCTACGACGAACCCGGCGAGTACACCGTGACACTGACCGCAACCGACAACACGGGAGCGAAAACGACCGACACCGTCACTATCGCGGTCGAATAG